One Microvirga lotononidis genomic window carries:
- a CDS encoding IS5 family transposase, which produces MDVSSYASDLTDAEWALLEPLITRSHPAGRRQTYPLRRITDAIFYLLRTGAQWRLLPHEYPPRYAVFYHYAQWRENGTWEQVTRVLRESYRRMIGRAPQPTAAIIDSQSVKTTEMGGPRGYDGGKKIKGRKRHLLVDTQGTLLKNKVHPADIHDRAGAELLLEGLEHLFPVIELMWADTAYRGLKDWLCRALGWKLSIPQHWWSGGVWMRADAEPPTRPSGFHVLARRWIVERTIAWLTTNRRLAKDYERLVETGEMLLYLAMSRILLRRLTRKER; this is translated from the coding sequence ATGGATGTCAGTTCCTACGCCAGCGATCTCACTGATGCGGAATGGGCGCTGCTGGAGCCGCTGATAACCCGCAGCCATCCCGCCGGGCGACGGCAGACTTATCCGCTCCGACGCATCACCGACGCCATCTTCTATCTGCTGCGCACCGGCGCCCAGTGGCGGCTGCTACCGCACGAATACCCTCCGCGTTACGCCGTGTTCTATCACTATGCCCAGTGGCGCGAGAACGGGACGTGGGAGCAGGTCACGCGAGTGCTGCGCGAGAGTTATCGCCGCATGATTGGCCGGGCTCCTCAGCCGACAGCGGCGATCATCGACAGTCAGTCGGTCAAAACCACTGAGATGGGTGGACCACGTGGGTACGATGGTGGCAAAAAGATCAAGGGCCGCAAGCGTCACTTGCTCGTTGATACGCAAGGAACGCTGCTGAAGAACAAGGTGCATCCGGCCGACATCCATGACCGCGCGGGCGCCGAGCTCCTGTTGGAGGGTTTAGAGCATCTCTTCCCGGTTATCGAGCTCATGTGGGCGGACACGGCTTATCGAGGGTTGAAGGATTGGCTGTGCAGAGCGCTCGGATGGAAGCTATCCATTCCGCAACACTGGTGGAGCGGTGGCGTCTGGATGCGGGCCGACGCGGAGCCCCCAACACGGCCGAGTGGCTTTCACGTGCTCGCACGCAGATGGATCGTTGAGCGGACCATCGCCTGGTTGACCACCAACCGCCGCCTCGCCAAGGACTACGAACGCCTAGTCGAGACCGGCGAGATGCTGCTTTATCTTGCGATGAGCCGCATTTTGCTGCGCCGCCTCACGCGGAAAGAAAGATAA
- a CDS encoding winged helix-turn-helix domain-containing protein → MAALRIRQDYSPSDLRQRAARERDTRASLRLLAIANALEGMTRTEAARLAGMERQALHDAILRFNVEGPDDLHDRPRSGRPEQLNPGQQAALKAHILHGPEPERDGVSAWRLVDLCEHVERTYGVHYSEWGLSCLLKRLNLSRQKTRPSHPKGNPAAQAAFKKGTPVKAAGPRDRAP, encoded by the coding sequence ATGGCTGCCCTCCGGATCCGCCAGGACTACTCACCATCCGACTTACGCCAACGGGCTGCTCGTGAGAGGGACACCCGGGCCAGCCTGCGGTTGCTGGCCATTGCCAATGCGCTTGAGGGCATGACCCGAACGGAGGCCGCCCGGCTGGCCGGCATGGAGCGCCAGGCTCTGCACGATGCCATCCTGCGCTTCAATGTCGAGGGACCTGACGATCTGCATGACCGGCCCCGCTCGGGTCGCCCGGAACAACTCAACCCTGGGCAGCAGGCCGCGCTCAAGGCCCACATTCTGCACGGGCCGGAGCCCGAGCGCGATGGGGTCAGTGCCTGGCGTCTGGTCGACCTGTGTGAGCATGTCGAGCGGACGTATGGCGTTCACTACAGCGAATGGGGGCTCTCGTGCCTGCTCAAGCGGCTGAACCTGTCACGGCAGAAGACCCGGCCCTCGCACCCGAAGGGCAATCCGGCCGCGCAGGCGGCGTTCAAAAAAGGAACTCCCGTCAAAGCTGCAGGCCCTCGCGACCGAGCACCCTGA
- a CDS encoding IS630 family transposase, translated as MQALATEHPEARLQLWCQDEARFGQKGRTTRVWYERGVRPPGVVDQRFESLYLFAACRPGTDETFALALPRVNTDAMMIFLEQFARQLEPGVHAVLVLDQAGWHDARALHVPETITLLPLPPASPQLNPVERVWLYLRERYLSHRMLDDYEAVLDAVCRAWNRLLDETGRLTTLTAYPYLTASGIP; from the coding sequence CTGCAGGCCCTCGCGACCGAGCACCCTGAGGCGCGTCTTCAACTCTGGTGCCAGGATGAAGCGCGCTTTGGCCAGAAAGGCCGGACCACCCGCGTTTGGTACGAGCGTGGGGTACGTCCGCCCGGTGTGGTCGATCAGCGCTTCGAGAGCTTGTATCTGTTTGCCGCCTGCCGGCCCGGCACGGACGAGACCTTCGCGTTGGCTCTGCCGCGGGTGAACACCGACGCGATGATGATCTTTCTGGAGCAGTTTGCCCGGCAGCTCGAACCCGGCGTACATGCAGTGCTCGTGCTGGATCAGGCTGGCTGGCACGACGCGCGGGCCTTGCACGTGCCAGAGACGATCACGCTGTTGCCTTTGCCGCCGGCGTCACCCCAGCTGAACCCGGTGGAGCGGGTCTGGCTCTACCTGCGTGAGCGCTATCTCTCGCATCGGATGCTCGACGATTATGAAGCCGTGTTGGACGCGGTCTGCCGCGCCTGGAACCGGCTCCTCGACGAGACAGGCCGTCTCACAACATTGACGGCCTACCCGTATCTCACTGCGTCAGGAATTCCATGA
- a CDS encoding adenylate/guanylate cyclase domain-containing protein, which translates to MKLDSLAYPLADAGWTPHCGEQHNSIWNYTEAPMGPQEHKVERRLAAIFAADVAGYSRLMEQDELGTLRNLISHREVLDRLIAEYGGRIANTAGDSVLAEFPSAVEAVQCAVRVQNALIQENQDTPAERSLQFRIGVHVGDVMVRGGDLLGDGVNIAARLESIAEPGGVCLSEAAYGYARKALPLAFADLGLQKVKNFEEPVRAYSVGLISTASASFTPGNSPDMPPILDIPSIAVLPFTNLSEDPDQAFLADGIVDEVTSALSRFRSLFVIARSSALAYKERVADVKLVSRELGVRYVLEGTLRRAGDRVRITAQLIDGQSGGYIWSDRYGGEITDLFDLQDRITESIIGALQPTIRSSEIERARRKRPGNLHAYDYVMRALPSIWAVEGAMNEEALKLLEQAITLDPGYALPKALAAWCHGQRVPYLWTKDPEEERSAALRLAKEAARLDSNDPLVLTVLASAYAVGREFAEAIPIIDKAMQLDPNSAWAWHHSGWIRNFLSQPELAIEHFQRSIRISPLDPYNFDAAIGIGIAHFHAERFAESASWVRRGIAEKPSATWAWRIVTAAYANLGRLDQAREALTHLVQAHPGITIAAIKQASMPPSRSFQRALFDGLRTAGLPE; encoded by the coding sequence ATGAAGCTTGACAGTTTGGCTTACCCACTTGCCGATGCGGGCTGGACACCTCACTGCGGCGAGCAGCATAATTCGATCTGGAACTATACCGAGGCTCCCATGGGTCCGCAGGAGCACAAGGTTGAGCGGCGGCTGGCAGCCATCTTTGCGGCTGACGTGGCAGGCTACTCACGCCTCATGGAACAGGATGAGCTGGGCACACTCCGGAACCTGATATCCCATCGGGAGGTCTTGGATCGGCTGATTGCCGAGTACGGCGGGCGCATTGCCAATACGGCTGGCGACAGTGTTCTGGCCGAATTCCCCAGCGCTGTTGAGGCCGTCCAATGCGCCGTCCGAGTCCAGAATGCTCTCATCCAAGAAAACCAAGACACGCCTGCGGAGCGCAGCCTCCAGTTCCGGATCGGGGTCCATGTCGGCGACGTGATGGTACGGGGTGGCGACCTGCTCGGAGACGGCGTGAACATCGCCGCTCGGCTGGAAAGCATTGCTGAGCCGGGTGGCGTCTGCCTCTCCGAGGCTGCCTACGGGTATGCGCGGAAGGCGCTGCCTCTCGCATTTGCGGATCTTGGACTTCAGAAGGTAAAAAATTTCGAGGAGCCAGTTCGAGCCTACAGTGTCGGCTTAATCAGCACTGCCTCGGCCAGCTTCACGCCAGGGAACTCACCTGACATGCCACCTATTCTGGACATACCGTCCATCGCGGTGCTGCCATTCACAAACCTGAGTGAAGATCCGGATCAAGCATTTCTGGCTGATGGCATCGTGGACGAAGTGACCTCTGCCCTGTCGCGTTTTCGCTCTCTTTTTGTCATAGCGCGAAGTTCCGCCCTCGCCTACAAGGAACGCGTAGCGGATGTGAAGCTGGTCAGCCGAGAGCTAGGAGTCCGCTATGTGCTGGAAGGCACGCTGAGGCGGGCGGGTGATCGGGTCAGGATTACAGCGCAACTTATCGATGGCCAGAGTGGCGGCTATATATGGTCGGATCGCTACGGCGGTGAAATCACGGACCTGTTCGACTTACAAGATCGAATCACTGAGAGCATCATCGGGGCATTGCAGCCCACCATCCGCTCGTCCGAGATCGAGCGTGCTCGGCGCAAGAGACCGGGCAATCTTCATGCCTATGACTACGTTATGCGGGCTCTACCGTCGATCTGGGCGGTGGAAGGCGCGATGAATGAAGAGGCCCTTAAACTACTCGAACAGGCCATAACTCTTGATCCAGGTTATGCCCTACCCAAAGCACTTGCTGCTTGGTGTCATGGCCAGCGGGTGCCATACCTCTGGACCAAGGATCCGGAGGAGGAGCGTTCGGCGGCTCTCAGGCTGGCGAAGGAAGCCGCCCGTCTCGACAGCAACGATCCGCTCGTATTGACGGTTCTCGCGTCGGCTTATGCCGTGGGAAGAGAGTTCGCTGAGGCCATCCCGATTATTGACAAGGCCATGCAACTTGATCCGAACTCAGCCTGGGCATGGCATCACAGTGGCTGGATCAGGAACTTTCTGAGCCAGCCGGAACTTGCCATCGAACACTTCCAGCGCTCGATCCGCATCAGCCCACTCGACCCGTACAACTTCGATGCTGCCATTGGAATTGGCATCGCTCACTTTCATGCCGAACGGTTCGCAGAGTCTGCATCGTGGGTGCGCCGGGGGATTGCGGAGAAGCCCAGTGCGACGTGGGCGTGGCGGATTGTTACAGCGGCATACGCCAATCTGGGAAGATTGGATCAGGCGAGAGAGGCGCTCACCCACCTTGTCCAGGCCCATCCTGGGATCACGATTGCAGCGATCAAGCAAGCATCGATGCCCCCGAGCCGATCCTTTCAGCGTGCCTTGTTTGACGGCCTACGCACGGCTGGTCTTCCAGAGTGA
- a CDS encoding MBL fold metallo-hydrolase, producing MTATTTVDRVEIHVLVDNVTDSLSTVPGFVENEWTYLWRNGMKRLSGRCICCAAHGLSCLITAYRGESRHTILFDTGPEEEVFEPNVSRLGVDLGTVEEIILSHGHWDHAGGMLRALDLIRERNGGQPVPFYAHPGMYATRAMKQPDGSMRLMEDIPNVEALTARGAQVINTTEPQSLSEGMFYVSGEIPRRTAFEHGFPGQYRQTNEGGWEPDPLLMDERWVAANVKDKGLIVFTACSHAGVVNVLKHAQDCFPGVPLHAVVGGFHLSGGNEKIIPETVEGMREFGLKTIAAAHCTGWRAVMALTQAFGEPVVAPSAVGKRYTF from the coding sequence GTGACAGCAACTACGACCGTTGATCGGGTTGAGATCCATGTCCTGGTGGACAATGTAACGGACAGCCTGTCCACTGTTCCAGGCTTCGTCGAGAACGAGTGGACTTACCTGTGGCGGAACGGGATGAAACGGCTGTCGGGCCGCTGCATCTGCTGTGCTGCCCATGGCTTGTCATGCCTGATCACCGCCTACCGTGGCGAGAGCAGGCACACCATCCTCTTCGACACGGGGCCAGAGGAGGAGGTCTTCGAGCCTAATGTCTCTCGACTGGGGGTTGATCTCGGCACTGTCGAAGAAATCATCCTCTCCCACGGCCACTGGGATCACGCGGGCGGGATGCTCCGAGCGCTTGATCTCATCCGCGAGCGCAATGGTGGGCAGCCGGTCCCATTCTATGCCCATCCCGGCATGTACGCGACCCGTGCTATGAAGCAACCGGATGGCAGCATGCGGCTGATGGAGGACATTCCCAATGTTGAGGCCCTGACGGCTCGCGGCGCACAGGTCATCAACACGACTGAGCCGCAAAGCCTCTCAGAGGGGATGTTCTATGTCAGCGGCGAAATCCCGCGCCGAACGGCCTTCGAGCATGGTTTTCCGGGACAGTATCGACAGACCAATGAGGGCGGCTGGGAGCCTGATCCCTTGCTCATGGATGAGCGCTGGGTTGCCGCTAACGTGAAGGATAAGGGCCTCATCGTGTTCACGGCCTGCTCCCATGCTGGGGTGGTCAATGTCCTCAAGCATGCTCAGGACTGCTTTCCCGGTGTGCCGCTCCATGCCGTTGTGGGCGGGTTTCACCTCTCGGGCGGCAACGAGAAAATCATCCCTGAGACGGTGGAAGGCATGAGGGAGTTTGGCCTGAAGACCATAGCGGCAGCCCATTGCACTGGATGGCGGGCCGTCATGGCGCTGACGCAGGCTTTCGGCGAGCCGGTAGTTGCGCCTTCGGCTGTCGGTAAACGGTATACGTTCTGA
- a CDS encoding DsrE family protein — MPSLLVHITCGPENPTKATLAFFVAAAAVEAGHEVHVFLAGDAVQLLREPVRNALVGLGTGALNEHYLKIIAGGGRLYLSGGSCAARGVTDHDLQGLPHEKGAPPTLVQLVMECDRSIVY; from the coding sequence ATGCCAAGTCTTCTTGTCCATATCACCTGTGGCCCTGAGAATCCGACCAAAGCGACGCTCGCGTTCTTTGTCGCAGCGGCGGCAGTTGAAGCTGGACATGAGGTTCATGTCTTTCTCGCGGGCGATGCCGTCCAACTCCTGCGCGAACCGGTGCGGAACGCCCTGGTCGGGCTCGGCACAGGGGCGCTGAACGAACACTATTTGAAGATCATTGCGGGAGGCGGTCGTCTCTACCTCTCGGGCGGTTCGTGCGCCGCACGAGGTGTGACCGACCATGATCTACAAGGTCTGCCTCACGAGAAGGGAGCACCACCCACATTGGTGCAGCTGGTCATGGAGTGCGACCGCAGCATTGTCTACTGA
- a CDS encoding LuxR C-terminal-related transcriptional regulator: MKEQFPQARIVALADQFDLSVVRLGHAAGVNGFCLTASAPEVLIKSFELVMLGETVLPSAIFRSLTSGAASDQDQSLHVNSVAEAKLPALEACKLSMREREILGCLTKGEPNKVIARKLEITEATIKVHVKAILRKIGATNRTQAAMWASQRLPRTEGSTLNV, translated from the coding sequence GTGAAAGAGCAGTTCCCGCAGGCTCGGATCGTGGCTCTGGCGGATCAGTTCGACCTCAGCGTGGTGCGGCTCGGGCACGCGGCGGGCGTGAATGGCTTCTGTCTCACAGCCTCGGCTCCTGAGGTTCTGATCAAATCGTTTGAACTGGTGATGCTTGGCGAGACTGTGCTGCCTTCGGCGATCTTTCGCTCTCTTACGAGCGGTGCAGCCTCGGATCAGGATCAGTCGCTCCATGTCAACAGTGTAGCAGAGGCGAAGCTGCCTGCTCTGGAGGCTTGCAAGCTCTCCATGCGGGAAAGAGAGATCCTGGGATGCTTGACCAAAGGCGAGCCCAACAAGGTCATCGCCCGCAAGCTGGAGATCACGGAAGCCACGATCAAGGTCCACGTCAAAGCCATTCTGCGCAAGATCGGGGCCACCAATCGTACCCAGGCTGCCATGTGGGCCTCTCAGCGCCTACCAAGGACAGAAGGATCGACCCTGAATGTCTGA